GCGCCCAGCAGCACGATCACGCCCCCCACCGCCAGGCGCCGCCACGTCGGGCGGGGCCGCGCGAGCAGCATCAGCCCCAGCGTGGCCAGCAGCGCCACGCCGGTGAAGGGGCGCACGAAGCCCGCCGTCACGGCGAGCGCCGTCGCGCTGCCCATCCCGAGGGACGAGCGCTGCGGCGGCGCCACCGAGATGGAGATCAGCCAGCCGACGACGAGCAGCGCGGCCGTGGGATCCGAGAAGTACGAGAGCGAGTAGGAGAGGAAGTCGCCCGAGGCCAGCAGGAGGCAGGCGGTCCCCGCGGCGATCAGCCGGGAGATGCCCAGCGTGCGCTGAAGGAGGAAGAGCAGCCCCGTGGTGAGCCCGAGCACGACGCAGGGGCCGAGCCACGGGAGGCCCAGCCGCACGAAGGGCGCGAGCCACGCGGCCTGGCCGGGGAAGTACTTCGACATGTAGGCGGGCACCATGAGGACATGGGCGGTCTCGAAGAACTCCGGCAGCGGTGGCGTGGGCCAGGAGAGCCTGCCCTGTGCGAACATCTGCGCCTGGAGCAGGTAGGCCCACTCGTCGTGGATGAGCGGGCTCGTCCCGCGCCGCAGCCACAGCGTGCACGCCACCGCCGTACCGAGCAGCGTGAGCAGGCCTGCGAGCCACGCGTCTCGCGCCTGGAGCCGGCGCGAGCCCTCGAGGCCGTGCGTCCACTCGCTACGCAGGGCACTCAGGCGCGTCCAGGAGTCCTTCAAAGAGGGAGGGATGATGGGAGGCGCCTTGTCGTCACCGGGTTGCATCAGGTTTCTAGCGCAGGTCCTCGCGGGGGCGTGAGTGCGGCCCCCACGCCTGCCTGGATGCAGGGGGGGCCGAGCCCGACCGTCGAGCAGGCAGGTGTGGCGCGGCGGTTGTAGGGTGCCGCTGCGCCGCACTACGCTCCGGGTCGGCCGTGCCCCGCCGGCTCCGGGAACCCTGCAGCGGCTGCCCCTTCGCTGCCCCACCCGCACCGACATGCCGAGTATGCGCCCTCCCACCCCGGACCCGACCCCGCTGCCCCCGCGCTCCGCGCTGGCCGAGGCGGTGCGTGCGCGCCTCGGCGCACACGCGTTCGGCCTGCTCGTGCTGTGGCCGCTGCTCAGCGTGGTCTCGGCCGCGTGGACGCTGAAGGAGAACCCCCTCGCCTCCAACAGCAACTGGCTCCAGGTGCTCGGCGGAATGGGGGCGGGCGTCCTGTTCATGGTCCCGGAGTTCCTCGTGGCCGGCCTCGCCGCGCTCGGACCGACGGCACTGGTCTTCGCCCTGATCGCCCTTGCGGCGGGCGCCCCCGCGCCGCGCACCTGCAGCCGCCTGCGCCGCGCGAGCTGGGCGCTGGAGCCGCTGCTGCTGGGCGCCGCCGCGAGCCTGGGGGTGAGCCTCGAGTTTCCCGCAGTGCTGCTGCACCCCGCGCTCGCCCCCTTGCGCTCGCTCACCGTGGCGGCTGCGACCGCGGTCTTCGCCGTCGCAGTGCTCCTCCTGGCCGCCGCGCGCGGTGCCGTGGCGGGCCCGCGACGGGGCCGGGCGGTGCTCGTCAGCGTGCTCGCGGTGCTGGGGACGGGCGCCTTCGGGTGGCGCGTGCTGGGAGCGCCCTGGTCCCCACCGACCGTGATGGCAGGCAGGGACAGCACCCTGCTGTTCGGGATCGACTCGCTCTCACAGGCAGATGACGTGGCGCCGCTGCGCGCACTCATCTCCCGGCACGGGGGCGCCTGGTACGAGCGCCCGGTCACTCCGGGACTGATCACCAACTCGGTGTGGAGCGCGCTGCTCACGGCCCGCCCGGTGCACGACACGGGCGTCTTCTTCGTCTACCAGGGCGTGGACTGGAGCCGGGTGCCGTTCAACCTCGTCGCGCGGGCGCGGGCGGAGGGCCTGCGGACGAAGAGCTTCTTCTCCGACCAGTTCACGACCTATGTCGGCTCGGAGGCGGGGTTCGACGAGGACCACAGCGGCCCACGCGGCTGGCTGCAGCTCGCGTCGTCCACGCTCAAGGACGCGAGCCTTCTGCTGCCGGTGATCCTGCCGCGCCTTCCCGCGCTGCCAGGCAGCGTGCTCGCCCCGAACCAGGCGGGCACCTATGCCTTCAACGTGCGGCGGGAGGTGGCGGAGCTGATCGCCGGGCGGGATGGCGGGAGCCGCGCCTTCATCGCGGGGCATCTGGACTTCCTGCACCAGGCCCGCTTCCCCAACTACGCCGTGCTCACGCCCGCAGAGCGCGCCCTGGTGCGCGCAGGGCCCGTGCTGGCCCTGCGGGACTCCAGCCTGGACTGGCAGTACCCGGCCATCCAGGGCGACCGCCTCGACCTCTACTCGTGGAAGATCCGCCGCGTGCAGAAGCTCGTCATCGAGGAGCTCGAGCGCAGCGGTTTCCTGGACCCGGCGCGGGGCAACCGGCTCGTGCTGCTCTCCGACCACGGCAACCGCAAGGGCCTCACGCTGGAGAACTTCGGCGAGCCGCGCTTCCACCGGGTCCTGCTGGCCACCGTCGGGGTGCCCGCGCGCGACCCCCAGGTGCCCATCTCGCTGCTGGACATCGCCTCGCTCGTCGGGCTCGGGGACCCCTCGCGCCCCGCCGCCGCTCCACCGGTGGTGGAGTACACGAATGCGCTCGACGCGGAGTGGGGCGCGCTGATGGCCAGCGCCCAGATGCGTCCCACGGGCGTGGTGGCGCTCGAGCCCCGCCTGCTGCAGGGCATCGGGGGGAGGCTCAAGGCCGTCGCGCCGTACACCGAGCCGAGCCAGTACCAGCCGGTGGCCTCCCGGCCCGCGGGGCTGCAGTGAGGCCTGCTCCGCCGGACGGCGGCGGATGCGCAACCGGAGTGAAGCAGGTAGGGTCGCCGGCACCATGAACTGGCAGTCCACCCCTGGTCTCGAGGCGGCCTTCGCCCTCTGGCTGTGCGCGCTCGGGCTCGTGATCGGCAGCTTCCTCAACGTGGTCATCGCCCGCGTGCCGCACGGGCAGAGCGTGGTCCGCCCGCGCTCGCGCTGCCCGCGCTGCGGCCACCAGCTGAGCGCCTGGGAGAACATCCCGGTCCTCTCGTGGCTGTTGCTGCGCGGGCGCTGCCGGGGCTGCCGGCTGCCCATCAGCTGGCGCTACCCGGCGGTCGAGCTGCTCACGGGGCTGCTCTTCCTGGCCGCGCTGCGCCGCTTCGACTGGTCGCCGGAGCTGCCGATGGCCCTGGTGCTCATCTGCCTCCTCATTCCGCTCACCTTCATCGACCTCGAGCACTGGATCCTGCCCTTCTCCCTCACGCTGCCCGGCATCGCCGCGGGCCTGCTGGTGACGGCGCCGCTCGGCCTGGAGCGCTGGCTCGCCTCGCTCATCGGCGCGGTGGCGGGCTTCTTCGTGTTCTGGGCGCTGGAGTGGCTGGGGGAGAAGATCTTCAAGAAGGAGGCGCTGGGAGGAGGGGACAAGTACCTGCTCGCGCTCATCGGTGCCTTCCTGAGCTGGAAGGCGCTGCTCGGCGTCATCTTCCTCGCATCCCTGCAGGGCGCGCTCGTGGGCACGGCGCTGCTGCTGGTGCGCGGCCGCGCCGGCCCTGCCCCCGAGGAGGGGACCCCGGCGCAGCCCCCCCCGGACGCTGCGGCACCCGCGGCGGCAGCCCCGGAGACAGCGGAGGCGCCGGAGTCCGCAGAGGAGGACGACTGGGAGCCCGGGCCCACCAACATCCCCTTCGGCCCCTGGCTGTCGATCGCCGCGCTCGAGCTGCTGCTGCTGGGGCCCGCCCTCGTTCGCTGGCTGCCCGAGGGCTTCGCGCTCCTGCTTCCCGCCGCGGGCTGAGAGAGCGAGAGCGCGCCCCGCGTGAAGTGGCGAATCGCCAGCCTCGCCTTCCTGCTCAGCACGGCTGCGACGGGCCTCGCCTGGCTCTCCCTGCAGCCGGTGCTCGTGCGGCTGCTCGAGCTGCTGCGCCAGCTCGCGCCCCCCGGCTCCGCAGCGCTGCTCGCGCTCGGGCAGGTGCGGGCGCTGCTGCCCTGGCTGCTGGGGTTCGATCTCGTGGCGATGGCGGCGCTGGCCTTCGCCGTGCTGTACGTGATGGTCGGCCGTCCGCTGCGGCGCACCGAGGAGACGGTGGAGGCGCTGGGGAGGCTCGAGCTGGAGCAGCCCTTCACCCCGGGGGGCGGGCCGCTGCTGTCGCGGGTGCAGGGGGCGCTGGGGCGCATGGCCGTGGCGCTGCAGGAGGAGCGGCGCGTGACGCAGGCCCAGCTGGTCGCGCTGCGCGAGGCCCATGCGCGCGTGTCGCGGGCCCAGACCGAGCTCGTCGCCGCCGAGCGCCTCGCCACCGTCGGAAAGCTGGCCGCCGGCGTGGCCCACGAGGTGGGCAATCCGCTCTCCGGGGTGCTCGGCTACCTCTCGCTCGCCCGGGGGCGCGCCGCGCCGCTCCCCGACGTCGTCGACTACCTGGACCGCATCGAGCTCGAGGTGCAGCGCATCGACGGCATCGTGCGGCGCCTGCTCGAGCTGGGGCGCCCCGCACCGCTGCAGCTCTCGCCGGTGGACGTGGGCGCGCTCGTGCAGAGCTGCGTCGAGCTGCTGCGGGCCGGGCCGGACTTCGCCCGGGTCCACATCCGGCTCGAGCTGACGCCTGCCGTGGCGCGCACGGCCAGCGACCTCGTGTCGCAGATCCTCATCAACCTGCTGCTCAACGCGGCCCAGGCCCAGGAGGGCGCGGGCGAGGTGGCGGTGCACGTGGGGACGTCCGGGGGCCGCGTCCAGCTGCGGGTGGAGGACGCGGGGCAGGGAATCCCCCCCGAGGTGCTGCCGCACCTCTTCGAGCCCTTCTTCACCACCCGCACGGGAGGGCGTGGCAGTGGCCTGGGGCTCGCGGTCTCGCTGCACCTCGCCACCACGCTCGGGGGGCGCCTGACGGCGGAGAACCGCCCGGAGCGGGGCGCCCGCTTCACGCTGGAGCTGCCGGCGGCCTGAGCGGGGAAACCAAGTGAGGGCTACCGGCCCGCTGCGCTTCGGTCCACAATGACGCCGCACCATGGCCTCGCTGCGCACCATCCTCGTCGCTGACGATGAGCCGTCCCTGCGGCACATCCTGACGCTGTCGCTGACGGAGCAGGGCTACGAGGTGCGCAGCGTGGCGGATGGCGAGGAGGCGCTGCGCGAGCTCGCCGCCCGCCCCTACGACGTGCTCGTCTCGGACGTGCGGATGCCGCGCCTGGACGGGCTGAGCCTGCTGCCCCGCGCGCTCGAGCTGCAGCCTGCACTCACGGTCATCGTGATGAGCGCGTACGGCTCGCAGGACGTCGCGCTGCGCGCGGTGGCCCAGGGGGCCTACGACTACGTCCAGAAGCCCTTCAAGCCCGAGGAACTCGTCCTCGTGCTGCGCAAGGCGGAGGAGCGCCTGCGCCTGCTGCGCGAGAACCGGCGCCTGCAGGCCGGGCCGGAGCGGGCAGGGGGGCCGCTGGAGCGGATCCTGGGCGAGTCCGAGCCCATCCAGCAGTTGCGCCGCCAGGTCACCCGGCTCGCACCGGTGACGACCACCGTGCTGATCACCGGCGAGAGCGGGACGGGAAAGGAGCTCGTCGCGCGCGCGCTGCACGAGCTCTCGCCCCGCGCGGGGATGCCCTTCGTCGCCGTGAACTGCGGCGCCATCCCGGCGGGGCTCATCGAGAGCGAGCTGTTCGGCCACGCGCGCGGCGCCTTCACGGACGCGCGCAGCGCCAAGCGCGGGCTCATCTCCGAGGCGGACGGCGGCACGCTGCTCCTCGACGAGGTGGGCGAGATGCCGGCCTCCGCCCAGGTGAAGCTGCTGCGCTTCCTGCAGGAGGGCGAGGTCCGCCCGGTCGGGGAGAGCAAGGTCGAGCGCGTCTCGGTGCGGGTGGTCGCTGCGACGCTGCGCGACCTCGGCAAGCTCGTGGCGCGCGGCGAGTTCCGGGAGGACCTCTACTACCGGCTGAACGTGGTGAACCTGCACGTGCCGCCGCTGCGCCAGCGCGCCGAGGACGTGCCGCTCCTCGCGCGGGGCTTCATCGCGCGCTTCAACCGCGAGCTCAACCGCGAGGTGCCCGTCAGGGCGCTCTCCGCGGAGGCCGAGGCCCTGGTCCAGTCCTACGCCTGGCCGGGCAACGTGCGCGAGCTCGAGAACGCGATGGAGCGCGCCGTGCTGCTCGCGGAGGGCGAGCACATCGCCCCCTCGGACCTGCCCGAGCGGCTCTGGAGCCCGGCACGCACCGCGGCCGGGGCGGCGCCCCTGGCCTCGCAGGACCTCTCGCTCAAGCGCGCCATGCGGGCCCTGGAGGAGAGCTACATCCGTGCGGCGCTGCAGCGCACGAACGGCAACCGC
The DNA window shown above is from Aggregicoccus sp. 17bor-14 and carries:
- a CDS encoding A24 family peptidase — translated: MNWQSTPGLEAAFALWLCALGLVIGSFLNVVIARVPHGQSVVRPRSRCPRCGHQLSAWENIPVLSWLLLRGRCRGCRLPISWRYPAVELLTGLLFLAALRRFDWSPELPMALVLICLLIPLTFIDLEHWILPFSLTLPGIAAGLLVTAPLGLERWLASLIGAVAGFFVFWALEWLGEKIFKKEALGGGDKYLLALIGAFLSWKALLGVIFLASLQGALVGTALLLVRGRAGPAPEEGTPAQPPPDAAAPAAAAPETAEAPESAEEDDWEPGPTNIPFGPWLSIAALELLLLGPALVRWLPEGFALLLPAAG
- a CDS encoding ATP-binding protein; its protein translation is MKWRIASLAFLLSTAATGLAWLSLQPVLVRLLELLRQLAPPGSAALLALGQVRALLPWLLGFDLVAMAALAFAVLYVMVGRPLRRTEETVEALGRLELEQPFTPGGGPLLSRVQGALGRMAVALQEERRVTQAQLVALREAHARVSRAQTELVAAERLATVGKLAAGVAHEVGNPLSGVLGYLSLARGRAAPLPDVVDYLDRIELEVQRIDGIVRRLLELGRPAPLQLSPVDVGALVQSCVELLRAGPDFARVHIRLELTPAVARTASDLVSQILINLLLNAAQAQEGAGEVAVHVGTSGGRVQLRVEDAGQGIPPEVLPHLFEPFFTTRTGGRGSGLGLAVSLHLATTLGGRLTAENRPERGARFTLELPAA
- a CDS encoding sigma-54 dependent transcriptional regulator, which gives rise to MASLRTILVADDEPSLRHILTLSLTEQGYEVRSVADGEEALRELAARPYDVLVSDVRMPRLDGLSLLPRALELQPALTVIVMSAYGSQDVALRAVAQGAYDYVQKPFKPEELVLVLRKAEERLRLLRENRRLQAGPERAGGPLERILGESEPIQQLRRQVTRLAPVTTTVLITGESGTGKELVARALHELSPRAGMPFVAVNCGAIPAGLIESELFGHARGAFTDARSAKRGLISEADGGTLLLDEVGEMPASAQVKLLRFLQEGEVRPVGESKVERVSVRVVAATLRDLGKLVARGEFREDLYYRLNVVNLHVPPLRQRAEDVPLLARGFIARFNRELNREVPVRALSAEAEALVQSYAWPGNVRELENAMERAVLLAEGEHIAPSDLPERLWSPARTAAGAAPLASQDLSLKRAMRALEESYIRAALQRTNGNRTRAAEILEISHRALLYKIKEYGIAPDADAERP